In Quercus robur chromosome 11, dhQueRobu3.1, whole genome shotgun sequence, the following proteins share a genomic window:
- the LOC126705979 gene encoding pathogenesis-related protein 1-like: MGFSKVLLAICFLGLTLIHVSLAQNSHFSFVDAHNVARAKVGVGAMEWNNTLAAYALNYANTKKQNCELEHSQGPYGENIAEGSGDFSGVEAVKLWVDEKPNYDHNSNKCIGGECLHYTQVVWGDSVRVGCARVECDNGGVFIICSYDPPGNYYGERPY, from the coding sequence ATGGGGTTTAGCAAGGTTTTGCTGGCAATATGCTTCTTGGGGTTAACCCTAATTCATGTCTCCCTAGCCCAAAACTCCCACTTCAGCTTTGTCGATGCACACAATGTAGCTCGTGCCAAAGTTGGTGTCGGTGCAATGGAATGGAACAACACACTTGCAGCCTATGCTCTAAATTATGCTaatacaaagaaacaaaactgCGAATTGGAACATTCACAAGGGCCCTATGGAGAAAATATTGCTGAAGGTTCTGGTGACTTTAGCGGAGTAGAAGCAGTGAAATTGTGGGTAGATGAGAAGCCTAACTATGACCACAATTCCAACAAATGTATTGGTGGTGAGTGCCTGCACTATACTCAGGTTGTGTGGGGTGATTCTGTCCGTGTTGGATGTGCCAGAGTCGAGTGCGACAATGGGGGGGTATTTATCATTTGCAGCTATGATCCTCCGGGTAATTATTATGGTGAACGTCCTTACTGA